From a single Methanofollis sp. W23 genomic region:
- a CDS encoding DUF1847 domain-containing protein, producing the protein MERDYPACARCGIKKNEQLCRNKDGKSIPGCPTKGQADLLAAAKEEYCRPAVAAFARAAAVQEGEGYGQKEEGYERLRPVKCRLEETAEFAGKMGYRRLGLAFCTGLAKEASVVERFFRSRGFEVVSVVCKAGRVPKESLGISDEEKVAPGTEEQICNPIFQAMLLNAAETEFNIMLGLCVGHDSLFMKYAEAPCTVLAVKDRLLGHNPLAAVYTLESYSRYLK; encoded by the coding sequence ATGGAAAGAGACTACCCTGCATGTGCCAGATGCGGGATCAAAAAAAACGAGCAGCTCTGCAGGAACAAAGACGGAAAATCGATCCCCGGATGCCCGACCAAGGGGCAGGCCGATCTCCTGGCCGCGGCGAAGGAGGAGTACTGTCGTCCGGCGGTGGCCGCCTTCGCAAGGGCGGCGGCGGTCCAGGAGGGCGAGGGGTATGGACAGAAGGAGGAGGGGTACGAGCGGCTCAGGCCGGTGAAGTGCCGGCTTGAAGAAACGGCCGAGTTTGCCGGGAAGATGGGCTACCGCCGCCTCGGCCTCGCCTTCTGCACCGGGCTTGCAAAGGAGGCGTCGGTGGTGGAACGTTTCTTCCGAAGCCGGGGTTTTGAGGTGGTCTCGGTGGTCTGCAAGGCGGGCCGCGTCCCGAAGGAGAGCCTCGGCATCTCTGACGAGGAGAAGGTGGCGCCCGGCACCGAGGAGCAGATCTGCAACCCCATCTTCCAGGCCATGCTCCTCAATGCCGCAGAGACCGAGTTCAACATCATGCTTGGCCTCTGCGTCGGGCACGACTCCCTCTTCATGAAATATGCAGAGGCTCCCTGCACCGTCCTCGCCGTCAAGGACCGTCTGCTCGGCCACAACCCCCTCGCGGCGGTCTATACGCTGGAGAGTTATTCGCGGTACCTGAAGTGA
- a CDS encoding FAD-dependent oxidoreductase: MNPPQTYYTVKTAILGGGLTGVTLARLLRQQGEDVIVLEAESGYGGLCRSKVIDGFTFDTGGSHIIFSRDTEVLSLMKEALGENRTERQRKTKIFYKGRYVKYPFENGLADLPKDDLFFCINEFIKALIAAEKGEVKPPENFGEWIRTTFGEGIAACYMLPYNRKIWKFPPEEMSAHWMDGRVPRPPVEDVVRSAVGIETEGYTHQSVFSYPQEGGIEAMVKAVAAPVEDAIRTGFVVRSVRREGERWVISDGTEEVVADRCVSTIPLQALLPALDGVPSDVAEACGGLKYNSVACVCVGLKGDVPPYSWVYVPQEELGPFNRISFPSGYSDTNAPEGCSSVLAEVTYRDGDPTAALSDADLVASTLDGLMEMGVITSRDQVLTTSVERQKYAYVIYDLAYLKNIKIVREYCEALGIDLVGRFSEFEYLNMDGCIRHVLEFVKALP, encoded by the coding sequence ATGAATCCTCCACAAACCTATTACACCGTGAAAACGGCGATATTAGGCGGCGGACTGACCGGGGTGACGCTGGCGCGACTGCTGCGCCAGCAGGGCGAAGACGTGATCGTCCTTGAAGCAGAGTCCGGGTACGGCGGGCTCTGCCGCTCGAAGGTCATCGACGGCTTCACCTTCGACACCGGCGGGTCGCACATTATATTTTCAAGAGATACCGAGGTCCTCTCCCTCATGAAGGAAGCGCTCGGGGAGAACCGGACCGAACGGCAGAGAAAGACGAAGATCTTCTACAAGGGCCGGTACGTGAAGTACCCCTTCGAGAACGGGCTTGCCGACCTCCCGAAGGACGACCTCTTCTTCTGCATCAACGAGTTCATCAAGGCGCTCATCGCCGCCGAGAAGGGCGAGGTGAAACCCCCTGAGAACTTTGGCGAGTGGATCCGCACCACCTTCGGCGAGGGGATCGCGGCATGCTACATGCTCCCGTACAACCGAAAGATCTGGAAGTTCCCGCCAGAGGAGATGTCGGCCCACTGGATGGACGGGCGCGTGCCTCGCCCACCGGTGGAGGACGTGGTCAGGTCGGCGGTCGGGATCGAGACCGAGGGCTACACCCACCAGTCGGTCTTCTCGTATCCGCAGGAGGGCGGGATCGAGGCGATGGTGAAGGCCGTCGCCGCCCCGGTCGAGGACGCCATCAGGACCGGGTTTGTGGTCAGGTCGGTCAGGCGCGAGGGCGAGCGCTGGGTGATCTCAGACGGCACCGAGGAGGTCGTCGCCGACCGGTGCGTCTCCACCATCCCCCTCCAGGCCCTCCTCCCGGCCCTGGACGGCGTCCCGTCTGACGTGGCCGAGGCCTGCGGGGGCCTCAAGTACAACTCGGTCGCCTGCGTCTGCGTCGGGCTGAAGGGCGACGTCCCGCCGTACTCCTGGGTCTATGTCCCGCAGGAGGAACTCGGACCCTTCAACAGAATCTCCTTCCCCTCAGGCTACAGCGACACCAACGCCCCCGAGGGGTGCAGTTCGGTCCTCGCCGAGGTGACCTACCGCGACGGCGACCCCACCGCCGCCCTCTCCGACGCCGACCTCGTCGCCTCCACCCTCGACGGCCTCATGGAGATGGGAGTCATCACCTCCCGTGACCAGGTGCTCACCACCTCGGTCGAACGCCAGAAATATGCCTATGTCATCTACGACCTCGCCTACCTGAAAAATATTAAAATTGTCAGGGAGTACTGCGAAGCCCTCGGGATCGATCTCGTCGGTCGGTTCTCAGAGTTTGAGTATCTTAATATGGACGGGTGCATCCGTCATGTCCTTGAGTTCGTGAAGGCTCTCCCATGA
- a CDS encoding glycosyltransferase family 4 protein, whose amino-acid sequence MKVNFFVEDMLFFKYIGCATLAKTLYRALADGNDGPEVSWNAHGRDFDLVHYHTFGPLALANKRLSGAVKVLTAHSTPRLNAGNLAFSDTVNTFYPRIYEGFDHIVTISPLCEEEVREFAPDVPTTLIPNGVNRERFRPDAEKRASFREAYGIGEDEQVVITVAQQTPRKGIYDFLALAREHPDTRFVWVGGFPYGRFSKDHHQIEEEKSTCGENVLFTGFVDDIAAAYCGADLFFMPSFAEGLPMVILEALATGLPVVARKIPEFTGNFGDAALYFDDIAEAGTLIEDTALLARHAALSRPFTERYDIRRISDLHVRLYEELTSR is encoded by the coding sequence ATGAAAGTCAACTTTTTTGTCGAGGACATGCTCTTTTTCAAGTACATCGGCTGCGCCACCCTGGCAAAGACCCTGTACCGGGCGCTCGCCGACGGCAACGACGGCCCCGAGGTCTCCTGGAACGCCCATGGCCGCGACTTCGACCTCGTCCACTACCACACCTTCGGCCCTCTCGCCCTCGCAAACAAACGGCTGAGCGGAGCGGTGAAGGTGCTCACCGCCCACTCGACGCCGAGGCTCAATGCCGGCAACCTCGCCTTCTCCGACACGGTCAACACCTTCTACCCAAGGATCTATGAGGGCTTTGACCACATCGTCACCATCTCGCCGCTCTGCGAGGAGGAGGTGCGCGAATTCGCCCCCGACGTCCCGACCACGCTCATCCCGAACGGGGTGAACAGGGAGCGGTTCAGACCCGACGCAGAGAAGCGTGCGAGTTTCCGCGAGGCCTACGGGATCGGCGAGGACGAACAGGTGGTGATCACCGTCGCCCAGCAGACCCCGCGGAAAGGCATCTACGACTTCCTCGCCCTCGCCCGCGAGCACCCGGACACAAGATTTGTCTGGGTCGGCGGGTTCCCATACGGTAGGTTCTCAAAAGACCACCACCAGATCGAGGAGGAGAAGAGTACGTGCGGGGAGAACGTCCTCTTCACCGGGTTCGTCGACGACATCGCCGCCGCCTACTGTGGCGCCGACCTCTTCTTCATGCCGAGTTTCGCCGAGGGCCTCCCGATGGTCATCCTGGAAGCACTTGCCACCGGCCTGCCGGTCGTCGCCCGCAAGATCCCTGAGTTCACCGGGAACTTCGGCGATGCCGCCCTCTACTTCGACGATATTGCAGAGGCCGGAACACTCATCGAGGACACCGCACTCCTCGCCCGGCACGCCGCCCTCTCCAGACCCTTCACCGAACGCTACGACATCAGGAGGATCTCAGACCTCCATGTCAGGCTCTACGAGGAGTTGACCAGCCGGTGA
- a CDS encoding glycosyltransferase family 4 protein, with product MKVDFFVEDMLFFKYIGCSTLARSLYRAIEDTEDGPEVSWNAHGRDFDLVHYHTFGPLALAHKQIGSAVSVLTAHSTPRLNAGNLTFSDSVNRLYPGIYQSFDHIITVSPCCEEEVHTFAPDVPTTLIPNGVDRERFRPDAGKRAGFREAYGIGEDEQVVLTVAQQTPRKGIFDFFALAREHPDTRFVWVGGYPYGKFSKSRSQIEDEKRRCGENILFTGFVDDIAAAYCGADLFFMPSFAETFGLVILEALASGLPVVARNIPEFTGLFKDAVLYFDDLAGASEYLRDDALLSAHAARARDFSEQFDIRRVAALHIDLYQELIVS from the coding sequence ATGAAAGTTGACTTCTTCGTCGAGGACATGCTCTTTTTCAAGTACATCGGATGCTCGACGCTGGCAAGGAGTCTGTACCGGGCGATCGAGGACACGGAGGACGGCCCAGAGGTCTCATGGAATGCCCATGGCCGTGACTTCGACCTCGTCCATTACCACACCTTCGGCCCCCTCGCTCTTGCCCACAAGCAGATAGGCAGCGCCGTCAGCGTGCTCACCGCCCACTCGACGCCGCGGCTCAATGCCGGCAACCTCACCTTCTCTGATAGCGTCAACCGTCTCTATCCCGGGATCTACCAGAGCTTCGACCACATCATCACCGTCTCGCCGTGCTGCGAGGAGGAGGTACACACGTTCGCCCCCGACGTCCCGACCACGCTCATCCCGAACGGGGTGGACAGGGAGCGGTTCAGGCCCGACGCAGGTAAGCGGGCGGGCTTCCGCGAGGCCTACGGGATCGGCGAGGACGAACAGGTGGTGCTCACCGTCGCCCAGCAGACCCCGCGGAAAGGTATCTTCGACTTCTTCGCCCTCGCACGCGAGCACCCGGACACCAGATTTGTCTGGGTCGGAGGATACCCGTACGGAAAGTTTTCAAAAAGTCGCAGCCAGATCGAGGATGAGAAGCGCCGGTGCGGGGAGAACATCCTCTTCACCGGGTTCGTCGACGACATCGCCGCCGCCTACTGCGGCGCCGACCTCTTCTTCATGCCAAGTTTTGCCGAGACCTTCGGGCTCGTCATCCTGGAAGCGCTTGCCAGCGGCCTGCCGGTCGTCGCCCGCAATATCCCGGAGTTCACCGGGCTCTTCAAGGACGCCGTCCTCTACTTCGACGACCTTGCCGGGGCCAGCGAGTATCTCAGAGACGACGCCCTCCTGAGCGCCCATGCCGCTCGTGCCAGGGATTTCTCAGAACAATTTGATATCCGGAGGGTTGCGGCCCTTCACATTGACCTCTACCAGGAGTTGATAGTTTCATGA
- a CDS encoding glycosyltransferase codes for MISVVIPTYNEEANIAACLASLCNQTLPREGYELIVVDGGSKDKTREIAAKYADQVFLQTSKKVGGARNDGAKAAKGEIVATTDADCIIPPDWLERIEEDFARHTDVVQVYGLVHPKEKNLKHSISLALANFFSRLGSWTHTIYYTLGCNTAFRREVFIEVGMYQCIDAGDDLEIARRTREVGKVYLDPSLRVAFDMRRYDQFGTLKSLWEWIYIVVRGGDSEKYSYSKREYK; via the coding sequence ATGATCTCAGTGGTAATCCCCACCTATAACGAAGAGGCGAACATCGCCGCCTGTCTTGCGTCGCTCTGCAACCAGACTCTCCCAAGGGAGGGCTACGAACTCATCGTCGTCGACGGCGGGTCCAAGGACAAAACCCGCGAGATCGCCGCCAAATATGCCGACCAGGTCTTTCTCCAGACAAGCAAAAAGGTCGGCGGCGCCCGGAACGACGGAGCGAAGGCGGCGAAGGGCGAGATCGTCGCCACGACCGACGCCGACTGCATCATCCCGCCTGACTGGCTGGAGCGGATCGAGGAAGACTTTGCCCGCCACACGGACGTCGTCCAGGTCTACGGCCTGGTGCATCCCAAGGAGAAGAACCTCAAACATTCCATCTCCCTTGCCCTGGCCAACTTCTTCTCCCGCCTCGGTTCGTGGACGCACACGATCTACTACACCCTCGGGTGCAACACCGCCTTCCGCCGCGAGGTCTTCATCGAGGTCGGGATGTACCAGTGCATCGACGCCGGCGACGACCTGGAGATCGCACGCCGCACCAGGGAGGTCGGGAAGGTCTACCTCGACCCGTCGCTGCGCGTCGCCTTCGACATGCGCCGCTACGACCAGTTCGGGACGCTCAAGTCCCTCTGGGAGTGGATCTATATCGTGGTGCGGGGCGGGGACTCTGAGAAGTATTCGTACTCGAAGCGCGAGTATAAGTGA
- a CDS encoding radical SAM protein, with the protein MSRAAEVAALTRAARFDRCVPDPVLPGTAVASGGCRRMMKVLLHGRCAYDCAYCGVRTCREDCSLSPADLADLFLRMWREGRADGLFLSSGIPRGVDEAMEGIVETGEILRRRGYEGYLHLKVLPGAARADITDLARVADRISINIEAPSASRLSELAGVKDYRQDIEKRQAWVADAMPGRHTTQVVVGAAGESDAEVLECMARQYQRLAPARIYYSGFTPLPGTLLASHAPTPLWRQNRLYQADALLRLYHFTADEVAGVLDEEGFLQNADPKRLLAGGRPRVDVNHAPLADLLRVPGIGPKNARRVLAAREKAPLRSERDLRACGVRGRGVGRYVAFGDGDVQSGIFEF; encoded by the coding sequence ATGTCTCGTGCCGCAGAGGTCGCGGCCCTCACCAGGGCGGCGCGCTTTGATCGCTGTGTCCCTGACCCTGTTCTCCCTGGGACCGCAGTCGCCTCGGGAGGGTGCCGGCGGATGATGAAGGTGCTCCTCCACGGGCGGTGTGCGTACGACTGCGCCTACTGTGGGGTGCGGACATGCCGGGAGGACTGCTCCCTCTCGCCGGCAGACCTCGCCGATCTCTTCCTGCGGATGTGGCGCGAGGGGCGGGCCGACGGGCTTTTTCTCTCGTCAGGGATCCCGCGCGGGGTCGACGAGGCGATGGAGGGGATCGTCGAGACCGGGGAGATTCTGCGCCGGCGCGGCTACGAGGGCTACCTCCACCTCAAGGTGCTTCCCGGTGCGGCGCGGGCCGACATCACCGATCTCGCCAGGGTGGCCGACCGGATCTCCATCAACATCGAGGCGCCCTCGGCCTCGCGGCTCTCAGAACTCGCAGGGGTGAAGGACTACCGGCAGGACATCGAGAAGAGGCAGGCCTGGGTCGCCGACGCCATGCCAGGGCGGCACACCACCCAGGTTGTCGTCGGGGCGGCCGGCGAGAGCGACGCCGAGGTTCTGGAGTGCATGGCCAGGCAATACCAACGCCTGGCCCCGGCGAGGATCTACTACTCAGGCTTCACCCCCCTTCCCGGCACCCTGCTCGCCTCCCACGCCCCCACCCCGCTCTGGCGGCAGAACCGGCTCTACCAGGCCGACGCCCTGCTCAGACTCTACCACTTCACCGCCGACGAGGTGGCAGGGGTGCTGGATGAGGAGGGGTTCTTGCAGAATGCCGACCCCAAACGCCTCCTTGCCGGGGGGAGGCCGCGGGTGGACGTCAACCATGCCCCCCTCGCCGACCTCCTCAGGGTGCCTGGCATCGGCCCGAAGAATGCCCGCCGGGTGCTTGCCGCACGGGAGAAAGCCCCTCTCAGGTCTGAGCGCGACCTCAGGGCATGCGGCGTGCGCGGGAGAGGGGTCGGGCGCTACGTCGCCTTCGGGGACGGCGATGTGCAGAGCGGGATCTTTGAGTTTTGA
- a CDS encoding ATP-binding protein, with translation MKKLYISRCYCTSMLHEPPLLQEVPSLLDRFPQTLCLVDPMGMIQSMNLRGRDIFCLPGQCAAGRPITDLFAPDERERFAKEYARAVHDVASPPSLYTAFDRNRHRFHVLPVFTPAEKGIWVSLVRADAVSIQHASDTRDDLISLLDHFPLAFFETDERGVITYANRYGLLEFGFTEEDLTKGLNAYDLVDLPEERLPPRTGRSPGCREYTLQRRDGSTVPVIISSVSVTRDGGVAGTRGVVVDISGIKSVMDGLVQRDRMHNLVASLTRHEQVNLLTYMMGCIDIAACTTHEPEVEAYLQKSMNAAEMIKKHLEFSRKVQHLGTATPVWQDLDAVIVSARSYLGTDVQNFAFQTRTGGARVLADPLFDRVFYILIENSRRHGGGVTEVRVRVKSSEIVYEDNGCGIPTEEKKKIFDLGHGKNTGLGLHLARQILGTTGIEIREEGVPGEGVRFVLSVPADQIRSS, from the coding sequence ATGAAAAAGCTATATATCTCTCGATGTTATTGTACTTCAATGCTCCATGAACCCCCCCTCCTCCAGGAAGTGCCATCCCTTCTCGACAGATTCCCCCAGACTCTCTGTCTGGTCGACCCCATGGGCATGATCCAGTCCATGAACCTGAGGGGGCGGGACATCTTCTGCCTTCCTGGCCAGTGCGCCGCCGGACGGCCCATCACCGATCTTTTCGCCCCTGATGAGAGAGAACGGTTCGCGAAGGAATATGCCAGGGCGGTCCATGACGTGGCCTCGCCCCCGTCGCTTTATACCGCCTTCGACCGGAACAGACACCGGTTCCATGTCCTGCCCGTCTTCACCCCCGCAGAAAAAGGCATATGGGTAAGCCTTGTCAGGGCGGACGCGGTCTCCATCCAGCACGCCTCTGATACGCGTGACGACCTCATCTCTCTCCTCGACCATTTCCCGCTGGCATTCTTCGAGACCGACGAGAGGGGCGTCATCACCTATGCAAACAGATACGGCCTCCTTGAATTCGGGTTCACTGAGGAAGATCTCACGAAGGGGCTCAACGCCTACGACCTCGTCGACCTCCCTGAGGAGAGACTCCCACCAAGGACCGGCAGGTCTCCAGGGTGTCGTGAATACACCCTCCAGAGGAGAGACGGGAGCACGGTCCCGGTGATCATCTCCTCGGTCTCAGTGACCAGGGACGGGGGGGTGGCCGGGACGCGGGGGGTGGTGGTCGATATCAGCGGGATCAAGAGTGTCATGGACGGCCTTGTCCAGCGGGACAGGATGCACAATCTGGTCGCCAGTCTTACCCGCCACGAGCAGGTGAACCTCCTCACCTATATGATGGGATGCATCGATATTGCGGCCTGCACCACGCACGAGCCAGAGGTCGAGGCATATCTCCAGAAATCGATGAACGCTGCAGAGATGATCAAGAAACATCTCGAGTTCTCCCGCAAGGTCCAGCACCTCGGGACGGCGACGCCAGTATGGCAGGACCTTGATGCCGTGATCGTCTCGGCGCGGTCGTACCTTGGGACCGATGTCCAGAACTTTGCGTTCCAGACCAGGACCGGGGGCGCCCGCGTCCTTGCCGACCCCCTCTTCGACCGCGTCTTCTATATCCTCATCGAGAACTCGCGGCGGCACGGAGGAGGAGTGACCGAGGTGCGGGTGAGGGTCAAGAGCTCAGAGATCGTGTACGAGGACAATGGGTGCGGGATCCCGACTGAGGAGAAGAAAAAGATCTTTGACCTCGGGCACGGGAAGAACACCGGGCTCGGGCTCCACCTTGCCCGCCAGATCCTGGGCACCACCGGGATTGAGATCAGGGAGGAGGGAGTGCCTGGCGAGGGAGTACGCTTCGTCCTCTCGGTCCCGGCCGACCAGATCAGATCCTCGTGA
- a CDS encoding GHMP kinase, with protein sequence MPMMKIRGGDLDLVEYEFEPFTAGTSLRPLALEREVRVEPQEGAFTARAPARIHSTVLDMNRFAPDRPGGGGFGYAVQVYCTATVRCTEGKTEIEYDRAPIVIQVVEAFKATVGYEGGFLIQAQDHQHKHVGLGSTGTVLTAVCHAMNAAVGSPLTAEEIRVLVGRNFVEETADDRVAFGFETGVGPAVSTYGGFVVMGDDLTLVYHHPFAAGKHVYVIIPESGISSAGKSEFDLLMNRARDLDYRDRPLKAYMVMMDLIPALDQDNLVRAGEVMWEIEFRGSKRAEIEHHGFAIYAYMSRLREAGLEYVGMSSVGPSIAVVTGKSRDEVEAIAGELGLTVTLATMVDNEGITVWREEE encoded by the coding sequence ATGCCGATGATGAAGATCAGAGGCGGCGACCTCGACCTCGTCGAGTACGAGTTCGAGCCCTTCACCGCGGGAACCTCTCTGCGCCCCCTTGCCCTGGAGCGCGAGGTCAGGGTGGAACCGCAGGAAGGGGCCTTCACCGCCCGTGCGCCGGCCAGGATCCACTCGACTGTCCTTGACATGAACCGCTTCGCCCCGGACCGTCCTGGCGGCGGGGGATTTGGGTATGCGGTCCAGGTCTACTGCACCGCCACGGTGCGGTGCACCGAGGGCAAGACCGAGATCGAATATGACCGTGCTCCCATCGTTATCCAGGTCGTCGAGGCCTTCAAGGCGACGGTCGGGTATGAAGGCGGGTTTTTGATCCAGGCCCAGGACCATCAGCACAAACATGTCGGCCTCGGCTCGACCGGGACGGTCCTCACCGCGGTCTGTCATGCGATGAACGCCGCCGTGGGCTCCCCGCTTACCGCCGAGGAGATCAGGGTCCTGGTGGGCAGGAACTTCGTCGAGGAGACGGCCGACGATCGGGTGGCCTTCGGGTTCGAGACCGGCGTCGGGCCTGCGGTGAGCACCTACGGCGGGTTCGTGGTGATGGGTGACGACCTCACCCTTGTCTATCACCATCCCTTTGCCGCCGGGAAGCATGTCTACGTGATCATCCCAGAGAGCGGGATCTCGTCTGCCGGCAAGAGCGAGTTCGACCTCCTGATGAACCGTGCACGCGACCTCGACTACCGCGACCGCCCGCTCAAGGCCTACATGGTCATGATGGACCTGATCCCGGCCCTCGACCAGGACAACCTCGTGAGGGCCGGCGAGGTGATGTGGGAGATCGAGTTCCGCGGCTCGAAGAGGGCCGAGATCGAGCACCACGGGTTTGCGATCTATGCCTATATGAGCAGGCTGCGGGAGGCAGGACTTGAATATGTAGGGATGAGTTCGGTCGGCCCCTCCATCGCCGTCGTCACCGGGAAGTCCAGGGACGAGGTGGAGGCGATCGCCGGAGAACTCGGGCTTACCGTCACCCTTGCCACCATGGTCGACAACGAGGGGATCACCGTCTGGCGAGAAGAGGAATAA
- a CDS encoding DUF2148 domain-containing protein has translation MTPESEAVRLVASLMALSARTAPKGKGVDTIETAVLDGNDLARLAGAMRTFGEEHGLGFFLRDAKNIEAADACLLIGCRGTEPANINCGACGYLTCTEMTRAVRAPRKGDTPFAGPNCAVRMTDLGIAVGSAVKTASIHNLDNRVLYSGGVGARALGVMEGCTVVYAVPLKASGKNIFFDRT, from the coding sequence ATGACTCCTGAATCTGAAGCCGTCAGGCTCGTCGCCTCGCTGATGGCGCTCTCCGCCAGGACCGCACCAAAAGGGAAGGGCGTCGACACCATCGAGACAGCGGTGCTCGACGGGAACGACCTTGCCAGACTTGCCGGAGCAATGCGGACCTTCGGGGAAGAGCACGGGCTTGGGTTCTTCCTGCGGGACGCCAAGAACATCGAAGCCGCCGACGCCTGTCTTCTCATCGGGTGCCGCGGGACTGAGCCCGCCAATATCAACTGCGGGGCCTGCGGCTACCTCACCTGCACCGAGATGACCAGGGCCGTCCGTGCGCCCCGAAAAGGCGACACGCCGTTTGCCGGCCCGAACTGCGCAGTCAGGATGACCGATCTCGGGATCGCCGTCGGGTCTGCGGTGAAGACCGCCTCGATCCACAATCTCGACAACCGGGTGCTCTACTCCGGGGGCGTCGGCGCCCGGGCTCTCGGGGTCATGGAGGGGTGCACCGTCGTCTATGCCGTCCCGCTCAAGGCCTCTGGAAAAAATATCTTCTTTGACCGCACATAG
- a CDS encoding class I SAM-dependent methyltransferase, with translation MIEGRYLEERRTLLRLAGVEDREVLDIGAGPLALIATSEYDCFVTSIDIDTARLKETERLAREEGVAEKIYFEEADAADLPYGNEAFDIGICFGALHHMDPGTRRAVLSELARVSYERFIVAEFNEVGFNELHADDPDLAPVDLAWLEEELKGFGRPVVHPLEKLSIFVVEKRD, from the coding sequence ATGATCGAAGGGCGGTATCTTGAGGAGCGGAGGACTCTCCTCCGCCTTGCCGGCGTCGAGGACAGGGAGGTGCTGGACATCGGGGCCGGCCCTCTCGCCCTCATCGCCACCAGCGAGTATGACTGTTTTGTCACGAGCATCGACATCGACACGGCTCGGTTGAAGGAGACCGAGCGGCTCGCGAGAGAGGAGGGGGTCGCGGAGAAGATCTATTTCGAGGAGGCCGACGCCGCCGATCTTCCGTACGGGAACGAGGCGTTTGATATCGGGATCTGTTTCGGGGCGCTCCACCACATGGACCCAGGGACAAGACGCGCCGTCCTCTCTGAACTGGCACGGGTCTCGTACGAGAGGTTCATCGTCGCAGAGTTCAATGAGGTGGGGTTCAACGAACTCCACGCCGACGACCCCGACCTCGCCCCTGTCGATCTCGCCTGGCTGGAAGAGGAACTCAAGGGCTTTGGCCGTCCTGTCGTTCATCCACTTGAGAAACTCAGTATCTTTGTCGTGGAAAAGAGGGACTGA
- the gltA gene encoding NADPH-dependent glutamate synthase: protein MAKEVKDFKEVNKGLTEENAVLEALRCMNCVIPHCVKGCPVGIDIPGFILKVAEKDFEGAAAVIKADNMLPAICGRVCPQEAQCEGECILAKKEKPVAIGALERYVADREREHGMKLPAVAAPTGKHVAVVGSGPAGLTAAAELARFGHKVTVYESLHEAGGVLTYGIPEFRLPKAIVKAEIEQVKALGVEFRLNHLVGRSVTVEELLGYDAVFLGTGAGLPYFMGIEGENLNGVYSANEFLTRVNLMHANCFPEFDTPIKRGCRVVVVGGGNVAMDAARVARRLGAAVTLVYRRREEDLPARAVEVKNAHEEGVEFLCCANPVRVVGEKAVEGVECVRMEMCEADESGRPKPTCIEGSEFTLEADVFIEAIGQGPNPLLVSMVPGLERERRGNLVVDEDGRTTVARVYAAGDAATGAATVIWAMGSAKTAAAAIDKALKEE from the coding sequence ATGGCGAAAGAGGTGAAGGACTTCAAGGAGGTCAACAAGGGACTCACCGAGGAGAACGCCGTCCTTGAGGCTCTTCGGTGCATGAACTGCGTCATCCCGCACTGTGTGAAGGGGTGTCCGGTCGGGATCGATATTCCGGGTTTCATCCTGAAGGTGGCAGAGAAGGACTTCGAGGGGGCGGCGGCGGTCATCAAGGCCGACAACATGCTCCCGGCCATCTGCGGTCGGGTCTGCCCGCAGGAAGCCCAGTGCGAGGGCGAGTGTATCCTTGCAAAGAAAGAAAAGCCGGTGGCCATCGGGGCCCTGGAGCGCTATGTCGCCGACCGGGAACGCGAGCACGGCATGAAACTCCCGGCGGTCGCCGCACCGACCGGCAAGCATGTCGCGGTCGTGGGCTCTGGCCCTGCCGGGCTGACCGCCGCGGCCGAACTGGCCCGGTTCGGGCATAAGGTCACGGTCTATGAGTCGCTCCACGAGGCGGGCGGTGTGCTCACCTACGGGATCCCCGAGTTCAGGCTCCCGAAAGCGATCGTGAAGGCCGAGATCGAGCAGGTAAAGGCCCTCGGCGTGGAGTTCAGGCTCAACCACCTTGTCGGGCGGAGCGTCACGGTCGAGGAACTCCTCGGCTACGACGCCGTCTTCCTCGGGACCGGCGCGGGACTACCGTACTTTATGGGGATCGAGGGCGAGAACCTCAATGGGGTCTACTCGGCCAACGAGTTCCTGACCCGTGTCAACCTGATGCATGCCAACTGCTTCCCTGAATTCGACACGCCCATCAAGCGTGGGTGCAGGGTTGTCGTGGTCGGCGGCGGGAATGTGGCGATGGACGCCGCACGTGTGGCCAGGCGGCTCGGTGCGGCGGTGACCCTGGTCTACCGGCGGCGCGAGGAGGATCTCCCGGCCCGTGCGGTCGAGGTGAAGAACGCCCACGAGGAGGGTGTGGAGTTCCTCTGCTGCGCCAACCCGGTGCGGGTCGTCGGTGAGAAGGCCGTCGAAGGCGTCGAGTGTGTCAGGATGGAGATGTGCGAGGCCGACGAGAGCGGGCGGCCAAAGCCGACCTGTATCGAGGGGAGCGAGTTCACCCTTGAGGCCGACGTCTTCATCGAGGCCATCGGGCAGGGGCCTAACCCGCTCCTGGTCTCGATGGTTCCCGGGCTCGAGCGCGAACGCCGGGGCAACCTGGTCGTAGACGAGGACGGGCGGACAACGGTGGCGCGGGTCTATGCCGCCGGCGACGCCGCGACCGGTGCGGCCACGGTCATCTGGGCAATGGGCTCGGCGAAGACCGCTGCGGCGGCGATCGATAAGGCACTGAAAGAGGAGTAA